A portion of the Oncorhynchus gorbuscha isolate QuinsamMale2020 ecotype Even-year linkage group LG19, OgorEven_v1.0, whole genome shotgun sequence genome contains these proteins:
- the LOC124004640 gene encoding IGF-like family receptor 1 codes for MDHYSHNCSDDLDTFWDELSNTCVPCHQHNPIRPGYEFSPNCGRHDDGGRSEIPYRPCVAAQSFNNGSFVKCQPCSRCAPNHQRLSECSETTDTQCCVARDQTRCWKGALSTTTQQVQRSTTLRVQVSTSNPTTAKHIDPRLHGDSVTSHVNHQTAWIVLTLILVFSVLAFLLFIYIKKRRKRSRAFCFRDEENTHQRSRSSKTTAAVNEEVALLQSETRSLEDILSSDLQSAPLQTVLDNLDVLEELVILLDPESPGVKSTSHLASRCSFPATWITYTYSLRESKSPLRAVLEGVTTKHPEWTVGHLARLLREMDRNDAVVVLSLLKVV; via the exons ATGGACCACTATTCTCATAATTGCTCTGATGACTTGGATACATTTTGGGATGAGTTGAGTAATACATGTGTGCCATGTCATCAACATAATCCGATCCGACCAG GGTACGAATTTAGTCCAAACTGTGGCAGGCATGATGATGGGGGAAGATCGGAAATACCGTATCGACCGTGTGTCGCCGCCCAGAGCTTCAATAacgggagcttcgtgaaatgcCAACCCTGTTCTCGCTGCGCTCCAAATCATCAAAGGCTGTCCGAATGCAGCGAAACGACAGACACGCAATGCTGCGTAGCGAG GGACCAGACACGGTGTTGGAAAGGAGCCCTGAGTACCACG ACTCAACAGGTCCAACGGTCAACAACATTAAGGGTCCAAGTGTCAACATCAAATCCCACCACAGCCAAACACATTGATCCAAGATTACATGGTGATTCTGTAACTTCACATGTCAACCATCAGACTGCAT GGATAGTGCTTACCCTCATCTTGGTTTTCTCTGTACTTGCATTTCTCTTATTCATCTATATtaagaagagaaggaaaagatCAAGAGCTTTTTGCTTCAGAG ATGAGGAGAATACCCACCAACGGTCACGGAGCAGTAAGACAACAGCAGCTGTCAATGAAGAGGTTGCTCTGCTACAGTCAGAGACCAGGAGCCTAGAGGACATTTTGA GTTCTGACCTCCAGTCTGCGCCACTGCAGACGGTTCTGGACAACCTGGATGTTCTAGAGGAGCTTGTGATCCTGCTGGACCCGGAGAGCCCTGGGGTGAAGAGCACCAGCCACCTAGCATCTCGCTGCTCCTTCCCCGCCACCTGGATTACCTACACCTACTCCCTGAGGGAGAGCAAGAGCCCCCTGAGGGCCGTGCTGGAGGGGGTCACCACCAAACACCCAGAGTGGACTGTAGGACACCTGGCCAGGTTGCTGAGAGAGATGGACCGGAACGACGCAGTGGTGGTGCTCAGCTTGCTTAAGGTTGTCTAG